In one window of Syngnathus typhle isolate RoL2023-S1 ecotype Sweden linkage group LG7, RoL_Styp_1.0, whole genome shotgun sequence DNA:
- the LOC133156861 gene encoding uncharacterized protein LOC133156861, translating to MSGILGNMDIFDSSVEDWTTYVERVEQYCLANEIQDERKVAVLLSVMGAKMYNLLRSLVAPAKPADKTFDEIMQIMKSHLNPAPLVIAERFRFHKRNQSRTETVSEYIAELRKLAEHCQFRDGLSDALRDRFVCGLHNESIQKRLLTEDKLTLQRAVEIAVSAETAARDATELQVQRKVFLLWLPLVYNVGLSFLEHTPIP from the exons atgtccggaatcttgggaaatatggacatatttgacagttcggtagaagactggacaacttatgtggaaagagttgagcagtactgcctagctaatgagatacaggacgaaagaaaagtagctgtcctactcagtgtcatgggcgccaaaatgtataacttactccgtagcctggtcgccccagctaaaccggcagacaaaacatttgatgaaataatgcagataatgaaaagtcatctaaacccagcaccattggtgattgctgagcgctttagatttcacaagagaaaccagtcaaggacggagacggtgtcagagtacatcgcagaactgaggaaactggccgaacactgtcagttcagagacggactttcagatgctctgagggacaggttcgtgtgcgggctgcacaacgagagcattcagaaacggcttttgacggaggacaaactcaccttgcaacgagcagtggaaatagctgtttcagcggagacagcagcaagggatgcgacggagcttcaag tccaaagaaaggtgttcctgctatggctgccgctcgtttacaacgttgggctctctttcttggagcacacacctataccatag